The DNA window GATCCGCTTCCGGAAACGCTCGATGGCCATGCCGGCGGGGTCATTTTCGGCGGTCCGATGAGTGCCAACGATCCCGATGATTTCGTTCGCCGGGAGATCAACTGGATCGCCGTGCCGCTTCGCGAGCAGCGGCCGTTCCTGGGCATTTGCCTGGGCGCCCAGATGCTCGCGATGCAGCTCGGCGCACGGGTTGCGCCGCATCCGGAAGGTCGCGCCCAGATCGGATACTACCCGATCCGCCCCACGCCCGCGGGGCTCGCGATCTGCCCGCACTGGCCGGATCATGTCTACCACTGGCACCGCGAGGGATTTGAACTCCCCGATGGCGCCGAGTTGCTGGCCGAGGGCAGCGACTTCCCGGTGGAAGCGTTTCGCCTGGAGCATTCCTTCGGCTTCCAGTTTCATCCCGACGTGACCTACGCGATGATGCATCGCTGGACCACGCGCGGCTCGAATTGCCCGGCGCGCGGCCACGCCACCACCACTTCGCCGATCGCGCCGTGCATGACGTCACCGAGCGCGCCTGGCTGAAGCAATTCATCGACGGCTGGCTGGCCAGAGCGCCGTTGCAGGTGATGGCGGAAGCCGCGGAATAACGACTGCGATGCGGTTCCTCTGCGGCGGTTCTCAAGCTCTTTCCAAATTTGCAGATGTGATAATGTCGGCCCGGACAAGCCTGCGCTCAAGCAGCAAGTGCGAGGGAGGCGACATGACCGGCGACGAATTCGCAGCTCTGCTCAATGACCTCACGCTGTCGGCGGAATCCGGCGACGGCCCGCGCTTCGCGAGACATTTTACCGAGGACGCGATTTATTACGACTACATCTACGGCGCGCACAGTGGCCGTGCCGACATCGCGCGCATGATGCAGGACCTGTTTCACCGCGACGCGGCCGACTATCGGTGGGAGATGTTCGATCCCGTTTTCGACGGCGAAACGGGATATGCGTGGTCGCTGTCGAGCTTCACCTCGAAGATAGAGCAGTTCAAAGGCCAGCCCGTCGTGATCGACGGCATGAGCCGCTTCATCGTGCGCGATGGCCTGATCGCCGAATATCGTGAGTCCGTGAACGGCGGTGTGGCGATGGCGCAGCTCGGCGTCGAGCCCGAGCGCATGACCAAGGTGTTCCGGCGCTGGACCGGGTGGCTCAGGGAGCGGCCGGAAACACTGGATTTTCTGGCGCGGCCAAAAGGGTCGCGCGCCAAGGCCAAGGGCCTGAAAGCGTAAAGCAAGAACGACTTGTTGTCGCTGGCGACGGCAGCGAGCGCAGGGAGATCGCAGATGACCTATCAGCACATACTTTACGATGTGAGCGAGAAGATCGCGACCGTCACGCTGAACCGGCCCGACCGCATGAACGCATGGACGCCGATCATGGAACGCGATGTGCGCCACGCCATGGAGGCCGCGGCGGCGGATGACAATGTGCGCGTCATCGTGCTGACCGGTTCGGGGCGCGCCTTCTGCGCCGGCGCGGACATGGAAAGCTTAAAGGGGCTCGATCCGAACGATATCAGGCGGGCCGAAAGCGTGCCGCCGTTCGACATGAACCGCAGGCCCGACTGGCAGGCGCGCTACGCGTATTATCCGTCGATATCGAAACCCGTTATTGCCATGCTGAACGGCGCCACCGCCGGCATCGGTCTGGTGCACGCGCTGTATTGCGACCTTCGCTTTGCCGCCGACAACACGGTGTTCACGACCGCGTTCTCGCGCCGCGGGCTGATCGCCGAACATGGCATCAGCTGGATGCTGCCGCGGATTGTCGGTCACGCCAATGCGCTCGATCTCCTGATGTCCGCGCGCCGGGTCCAGAGCGACGAAGCGCTGCGCATCGGCCTGGTCAATCGGCTGTATCCGCCCGACCAATTGCGCGACCAGACCTATGCCTACGCGCGCGACCTTGCCGACTTCGTCTCGCCAAGCGCGATCGCCGTGATCAAGCGGCAGCTTTATGACGTACCGTTCCAGACGCTGGCGGAAGCGACCATCGACGCCAACCGAGAAATGGCGGTGGCGTTGCGCGGCAGCGATTTTCGCGAAGGCGTGGCGAGCTTCATGGAAAAGCGCCCGCCGAAATTTACGGGGAAATAGATTTCGGGGGGTGTTTGGGCCCGTCGTCGCCCTTCGGGCTATGCCGGGCACGCTTCGTCCTTCGGGCATTGCGTGGCTGCGCCACGCGTAGCCCGAAGGGCGAAGCGTGGTGGAGCCAGGCGGGATCGAACCGCCGACCTCGTCATTGCGAACGACGCGCTCTCCCAGCTGAGCTATGGCCCCTCTCGCGAGCCGCCTCAACGTGAATGGGGGGCGGCTGACAATCGGCGCCATTTACAATCCGAGCCAAGGTCAAGTCAAGAACGGCGAAAATCGCTGTTTTCCGCGTCATTTACCCGGCACTTCCCTTGTTTGGGAGGTGGGGAACCGATATTTAGCAGGAAGTCCAATCCGCGACCGAACCCCCGAGTAAGCCAGCCATGCGTGCCGTTCTCGATATCGTTCTTATCGTTCTCGATCTCTATGTCTGGCTATTGATCGCCTCCGCCATCCTGTCCTGGCTGATCGCCTTCAATGTCGTCAATACGCGGAACCAGTTCGTGGCGGCGGTGGCGGAGTTCCTCTACCGGATCACCGAACCGGTGCTGGCGCCGATCCGCTCGTTCATGCCGAATCTCGGCGGCCTCGATATTTCGCCGATCATCCTGATCCTGATCATCATGTTCATCGAACGGGTGATCACCTATTACATCTATCCTGCCGTATTCTGATTGCAGGCATGGATGCTGATGGATCCTTGGCGTTATTCCACCCAAGGCATCAGTCTCGCGCTGCGCGTGACGCCGCGCGGTGGCCGCGACGATATCGACGGGCTCGAGACGCTCGCCGATGGCCGCGTGGTGGTCAAGGTGCGCGTCCGCGCCATTGCCGACGGCGGTGAAGCCAATCGCGCGGTGACGGAGCTGCTCGCCAGGGCGCTCGGTGTGCCCAAGGCAGACGTGCGGATCCTGTCGGGTGCGACCTCGCGCCTCAAGCAGATTGCCGTCGCCGGCGACCCCAGAAAACTCGGCGAGGCATTGCGAGAACTGACTGCGGCGAAGCCGGCTGAATGACAAATGAAGGATTGAGATGACGGCCCGGATCATCGATGGAAAGGTCATTGCATCAGAGCTTCGCGCCCGCGTCGCTACCGAGGTGGCGCGGGTGAAAGCCGAGAATGCCCTCACACCGGGGCTCGCGGTGGTGCTGGTCGGCAGCGACCCCGCCAGCCAGGTCTATGTCCGCAGCAAGCACAAGCAGACCCAGGAAGCCGGCATGGCGTCGTTCGAGCATGTCCTGCCCGCCGACGTCGCGCAGAGCGATTTGCTGGCGCTGATCGGAGCGCTCAATCGCGACCCCGCCGTGCATGGCATTCTGGTGCAACTGCCGTTGCCGAAATCGCTTGATACCGAAACCATCATCAATGCCATCGATCCCGCCAAGGACGTCGACGGGTTGCATCCGAACAACGCCGGACGCCTCGCCGGCGGCTTTGCCGCGCTGTCGCCCTGCACGCCGCTCGGCTGCATCATCCTGACCAAAAGCGTGCACACCTCGCTGGAGGGCATGAACGCCATCGTCATCGGCCGCTCCAACCTGGTCGGACGTCCGCTGGTGCAATTGCTGCTCAACGAAAACGCCACGGTGACCATCGCGCATTCGCGCTCGCGCGATCTGGCGCAGTTGTGCGCCCGGGCCGATCTGGTCTATGCCGCCGTCGGCAAGCCCGAGATGGTGCGCGGCGGCTGGATCAAGCCCGGTGCCACCGTGATCGATGTCGGCATCAACCGATTGCCCGGCGTTGACGGCAAGACCCGTCTGGTCGGCGATGTCGCCTTTGCCGAAGCGTCGAGCGTCGCGGGAGCAATTACGCCGGTGCCCGGCGGCGTCGGCCAGATGACCGTGGCGTGCCTGCTGGTCAACACCCTGCGCGCGGCGTGTGCGATTCACGGGCTGCCGAAGCCAGGGGTGTAGCGCGCTGCCTTTGTCCTTGTCATTCCGGGATGGTCCGTAGGACCAGACCTCAGATGTGCAATTGCACATCGGGGAATCTCGAGATTCCGGGCTCGCTCGCTTCGCTCGCGCCCCGGAATGACGGCTACGCCGTCACTTCCCCTTCGCCCGCGCGATGCCTTCCACGATCAGCTGATGCGCGTCCTCGGCCCCGCCCCATCGCAGCACCTTCACCCATTTCCCGGGTTCGAGATCCTTGTAGTGCTCGAAGAAGTGCTGGATCTGCTGCAGCGTGATGTCCGGCAAATCGCTGTAGGTGCGCACCTTGTCGTAGCGCTGGGTCAGCTTCGAGGACGGCACCGCGATGATCTTCTCGTCGCCGCCGGCCTCGTCTTCCATCAACAGCACGCCGACGGGGCGCACGCTCATCACCGCGCCGGGGACGATGGCGCGGGTGTTGGCGACCAGCACGTCGCAGGGGTCGCCATCGTTCGACAGCGTGTGCGGAATGAACCCGTAATTGCCGGGATAGCGCATAGCGGTGTAGAGAAACCGGTCGACCACGAGCGTGCCGGCGTCCTTGTCCATCTCGTATTTGATCGGCTCGCCGCCCACAGGCACTTCGACGATGACGTTGACCTCACGCGGCGGATCGATCCCGATCGAGATGGCGTCAATGCGCATGAATGGCTCCGCCGTTGCGAGATTGGCACAATCGTCATACGCGGGCTTGACCCGCGTATCCATCGCACTTTCAAAGGCCGCCTCAGGAAATGATGGATTGCCGGGTCAAGCCCGGCAATGACAGCCAGAACTCAATTGGTCCAGGCAAAGGCGACCTTGTCGAGCGACTTGGGCCCGAATTTCTCCGACGAGCGTGCGACCATGCGGCCGCCCAGCGCCCGGTAAAACTCCGTTGCCGGATCGTTGTCGGAGAGCGCCCAGACCACCATGCTCTTCAGTCCGCTCTGCAACAGATCGCGCCGTGCTGCGGTGAACAGCCGGCGGCCGAAGCCGAGACCCTGAAACTCGGGACGCAGATAAAGCTCGTAGATCTCGCCTTCGAAGTGCAGGCTGCGGGCTCGATTGCGGCCGTAATTGGCATAGCCTGCGACCTTGTCGCCGAACACCAGCACGCTGACGCGGCTGCCTTTGCGGATCGCGCTGTCCCACCATTGCGGCCCGCGGCGGTTGATCAGCTTTTCCAGTTCGGCACCGGGAATGATGCCCTGATAGGCGCAGCGCCAGGCTTCGTCATGGGTGGACGCCACCTCGGCTGCATCAGCAGCTTTGGCCGGCCGGACCTCGATCAGGGTTGTGCTCATGGTTCTAATCAAAGCAAGTCGGCGCGTCCGCTTCAAGGTCCATCGTTAATTATCAGTTAACCTGTGGATTTTTTGCATCAGTTTTGCCATCAGGATGTGCCGAAAGAGGACAGGGAGGTGCCCTGATGGGCATCTCACTGAGGGCTGGCCGGTCACGGCGGCCCGAACCGGACTTTCGGCGAGGCCGTGCTCACGAAAAAATGCTCCGGATTTGATTCGCCGTGCCTGTTCTGCGCGGCGAATCCGAGGCCGTTGTTGCGATCGAGTCAGGCAAATTCATGCGATTGTTCAAAGCATTCCTCGCTCTGGTTGTGCTGGGAGCGGCTAATACCCAGAGCGCGACGGCGCAAACAGCATTGGGCGCGCAAGGCGCCGAAGCCGAGCCGAATCGCGAACAGCAATGGCTGGTCCCGTCGCCGGATCCGGCCACCGCGGCGCACGCGGTGCTGTTTCGGCCGCCGGGCGATGGGCCGTTTCGACTGGCGCTGATCGCGCACGCCTCGACGCAGAACGTCCTGCGTCGCGCGCAAATGCCGCAGCCCGAATATCGCGCGCTGTCGGCATGGCTGGTGGCGCGGGGCTTTGCCGTGCTGGTGCCGGAGCGCCCGGGCCATGGCGCGACCGGCGGACGCTACCTCGAAGACCAGGGCGGCTGCGACGAGGCCGACTATTCCCGCTCGGGGCGCGCCACCGCGAGCGAGATCGCCGCCGCGCTGGAATATCTGCGCGGACAATCCTTCATCCGGCGCGACGGCGCGGTGATTGTCGGGCATTCGGCCGGCGCCTGGGGTGCGCTGGCGCTGGCAGGCCGGAATCCGGATGGCGTCTCGGCAATCATTGCATTCGCGCCTGGGCGCGGCGGGCGCGCCAACGACTTTCCCAACCAGGTTTGCGCGCCGCATACGCTGATCGCGGCGGCGGCCGAATTCGGCCGCGGTGCGCGCGTGCCGGTGACCTGGCTGGTGGCGGCCAACGACAGCTATTTTTCGCCCGACCTGTCGCGGCAGCTGGCCGATGCGTTTCGCGGCAGCGGCGACAAGGTGAATTTTCGCGTGCTTTCGGCGTCCGGCGGCGAGGGCCACTGGCTGGCGGAGACGGAGGCCGGCGTAAGAAGCGCGGGGCCGGAACTGGACCGCGCGCTGAAACCGTCGTTGCGAGCCAACGGGTCGCGCGAACGAGCGCCCGATGAGGCTCCGCGAAGCAATCCATAGTGCCGTCGAAGGAAAGAATGGATTGCTTCGTCGCTTCGCGCCTCGCAATGACGAGAAACACAAAGACCAGTCGCGATGACTCTCTGGCCGGACGATGACGTCATTCTCTACGACGGCGTGTGCGTATTTTGCTCGCGCTGGATCCGCTTCGTGGCGTCCCGCGATCGCGAGCGGCGGTTTCGCTTCACGGCGATTCAATCCGGTTACGGCACGCGGTTGGCGCAGGCGTTCGGCATTGACCCCAGTGATCCCGACACCAATGCCGTCATCCATGGCGGTGTCGCCTATTTCAAATCCGACGCCGCACTGACGGTGCTGTCGCAACTGCCGCGCTGGGGCTGGGTGCGCGTGTTGCGTCCAGTGCCGAAGCCGCTACGCGACGTGGCCTACAATCTCGTCGCCCGCAACCGCTACCGGATTTTCGGGAAGTATGAGGCGTGTTTCGTTCCCGATGCGGAGATGAGAGCGCGGGTGATGGATTAGCGGACGCTTTTTATTTACTTAGGATGACTTCCCCCGCCGCCCGCTCCCCGCTGTCCCTTGCCCCATGCGCGGTCGAGAAAAAATTCGCCGAGGTCGCTTCTCCGGCAAAAAACAATCGCCCGTCGACTGGCGCGGCGAGGATGGCTCGATCGCCGGCGTGGCCGGGCAGCGCATGCGAATAGGAGCCGCAGGCGAACGGGTCGTGCGCCCAGCGCGATTCCGCAAGCGGCTTTAGCTTGCGGCGATAGTCATTGCCGAGCAGGCTCGCGATCTCGTCGATGCTTTGCGCCGCCAGCGCGCCGCTGCCGGCGTCTTCCAGCGCCCGCGCGAAGCTTCCGCCGAAATAGCCTTCGATGCAGGGCTCGCCGAACGGGCGCAGGTGAAAACTGCCCATCGCGGTGCGCATGGTGGCGCCGCGCAGGTTGCCGTCCTTCGGCAGCGCGTCAGGTTCATCCAGCGCCAGCATCACCTTGTCGGCGAGGCCAAGCGGCAGGCCGCGCGCGGCGTCGACTTTTGTGGGCAGCGCGGGGTGAAAACGAATCGCCTCATCGGCGATCAGGTTGGTCGGCACCGTCACGATCACCTTGCCTGCGGTGAGCGTGCCCCGCGAGGTCTCGATCCGCATCCGCGCGCCCGAATGATCGATCAGCGTCACCTGCGTGTTCAGCGCAAGCGGGCAAAGCGCGCCATAGGCCGCCATCAGCGCGCCGTAGCCGCGCCGCACCCGCCAGTTGATCTCGGTGTCCTCGTAGGCATCCATGTCGAGGGTCGAGACACGATCCAGTTCGCAGCCGTTGATGTAGGTCGAGAGCGCATCGATCATCGGATTCCAGCGATTTCCGGGATCGAGCCAGCTGCTGGCGGCGCTGTCACGGCCGCTTTTCGCGGCTTCCTCGGCGCGGTCGTAGAAGGCGTCCAGCGCCTTGATGAAGTCCAGCCGTTCCCTGAGCGGAAAGCCAGCGTCAAAACTCTGCTCGCGCCATGGTGGACGGGTCTTGTCGATTTCGAAATGCAATTGCTCGGCGATTCCGACGAACGAATTCCTGTTCGCCGAATGCAGCCAGCCGCAACCGAGGTCGAAGGCAATGTTCGGCGCCGCCATAACGGTGTGGCCGCGACCGCCGACGCGGTCGCGCGCTTCCAGCACGAGCACCGAGAGGCCGGAGCGTTCCAGCGCGTGCGCGGCGCCGAGGCCGGCGGCGCCCGCACCGATGATGGCGACATCGACTTCGGAGGGAAGGGACATCAAGGGAGCGAATGGCGAGTGGCGAATAGCAAGCAGGGTATAGCAAACCAAATCACGCGGAAACTCCTCTACTCGCTACTCCCCATTCGCCATTCGCCTCACGCCACCGCTTCCTTGGTCTTTTCCGCGCGCTTGCGTTCGTTGGCGTCGAGGAACTTCTTGCGCAGCCGGATCGACTTCGGGGTCACCTCGACCAGTTCGTCGTCCTCGATATAGGCCAGCGCCTTTTCCAGGGTCATCCGGATCGGCGGTGTCAGGCGCACCGCTTCATCCTTCGAGGTGGTGCGGATGTTGGTGAGCTGCTTGCCCTTGAGGATATTGATCTCGAGGTCGTTCTCGCGCGTGTGCTCGCCGACGATCATGCCCTTGTAAACCTTCCAGCCCGGCTCGATCATCATCGGGCCGCGGTCTTCCAGCTTGAACATCGCGTAAGCCACCGCCTCGCCCTGGTCGTTGGAGATCAGGACGCCGTTGCGGCGGCCCTGGATGTCGCCTCTGTAGGGTGCATAATTGTGGAACAGGCGGTTCATGATGGCGGTGCCGCGGGTGTCCGTCAGCAGTTCGCCCTGATAACCGATCAGGCCGCGGGTCGGCGCGTAGAACACCAGCCTCAGCCGGTGGCCGCCGGAGGGGCGCATCTCGATCATCTCCGCCTTGCGTTCGCTCATCTTCTGCACGACGACGCCGGAATGTTCCTCGTCGACGTCGATCACGACCTCTTCGATCGGCTCCAGCCATTCGCCGGTCACGTCATCCTTCTTCAGGACGACGCGCGGCCGCGACACGCTGAGTTCAAAGCCTTCGCGGCGCATGGTTTCGATCAGGATCGCGAGCTGCAATTCGCCGCGGCCCGAGACTTCCATCGAATCGCGGTCGGCGGCCTCGGTGACGCGCAACGCGACATTGCCTTCGGCCTCGCGCAGCAGGCGATCGCGGATCATGCGGCTGGTCACCTTGTCGCCTTCGGTGCCGGCGAGCGGTGAGTTGTTGACGATGAACGACATCGACACCGTCGGCGGATCGATCGGCTGCGCCTTCAGCGGCGTATCGATCGAAGGATCGCAGAACGTATCGGCGACGGTGCCCTTGGTGAGGCCGGCAATGGCGACGATGTCGCCGGCTTCGGCCTCATCCAGCGGCGTGCGCTCGATGCCGCGGAACGCGATGATCTTGGTGATCCGCCCGGTCTCGATCAGCTTGCCGTCGCCGCCCAGCACCTTGACCGCCTGGTTGGGCTTGATGGTGCCGGAGGTGATGCGGCCGGTGATGATGCGGCCGAGATAGGGATTGGCCTCGAGGATGGTACCGATCATGCGGAACGGGCCGTCTTCGACGGTGGGCGGCGCGACGTGGCGCAGGATCAGGTCGAACAGCGGCTGCATGCCGGCATCGTGCGAACCATCCGGGGTCTCCGCCATCCAGCCCTGCTTGGCCGACCCATAGAGAATCGGAAAATCAAGCTGCTCTTCGCTGGCGTCGAGCGCCGCGAACAGATCGAACACTTCGTTGATGACTTCGGTCGGCCGTGCGTCGGGACGGTCGACCTTGTTGATGACGACGATCGGCTTCAGCCCGACCTTGAGCGCCTTCGACACGACGAACTTGGTCTGCGGCAGCGGACCTTCGGCGGCATCCACCAGCACCAGCGCGCCATCCACCATGTTGAGGATGCGCTCGACCTCGCCGCCGAAATCGGCGTGGCCCGGCGTATCGACGATGTTGATGCGGGTATCCTTCCACTGCACCGACGCCGCCTTGGCCAGAATGGTGATGCCGCGCTCGCGCTCGAGGTCGTTGGAATCCATCGCACGTTCGACCACCCGCTGGTTCTCGCGATAGGTGCCGGATTGCTGCAGCAGGCGATCGACCAGCGTGGTCTTGCCGTGGTCGACGTGGGCGATAATGGCGACGTTGCGAAGTTTCATAGCTCTTCTTCTGGTCGGACAATGGCTGGAGCGCGATCTCGCCGGAAAACCGGGACCCACTTTTCCGGATCACGCTCAAAAACCTGGAATCTCGAGGGCGCTTGGCGCCCAAAAAGGAAGCCCGGCCGAAAGGACCGGGCACACCTTGCTCGTTGCGGCGCAATATAGTCAGGAATCGCCGGAAAACAATGCGTTGTTTCGAATTTGGTTAGCTGAATTTGGTGCCAACAGCGCCAAACCAGGCTCAGCCTCAGCGGCTGTGGGCGCCTTCGGCGGGATAAACCCCGCGCAGCACTTCCTCGAAGTGGTTTTTGACGGATTCATTACACAGGCAGGACCGCATTTTCAGCGCCTCCCGGTTGCGCACCAGGATCGAACCGCGCCGGGTTTCCAGAACCCCTTCGGCCTTGAACGTCTGAATCACGCGGCTGGTATAGCTGCGGCCGACCCCGAGCAGGGTCGCCAACTGCTCGTGCGTCAGCGGCACGACGTTGTCGCCATCGGTGCGCTCCATGGCCGAGATCATCCATTTGGCGGTGCGCTGTTCGATCGAATGGATCGCATTGCAGGCGGTCGACTGGAACATCTGGGCGAGCATGCAGTCGGCGTAACGCGCGAAGACGTTGCGCAGCGTAACCGATCTGGCTTTCGCCGCGTCGAGCTTTGCGACACGCAGCCGTACGAAAGGTCCGCCGAACTTGACCATGATGCGGGTATAGGCTGGCAGATAGCCCTGGCTGACGATACCGCCGACGGCGCCCTCGCGGCCGACCAGGATGGTCTCGACGTCGCGGCCGTCCTCATTGGCGAC is part of the Bradyrhizobium erythrophlei genome and encodes:
- a CDS encoding nuclear transport factor 2 family protein, which codes for MTGDEFAALLNDLTLSAESGDGPRFARHFTEDAIYYDYIYGAHSGRADIARMMQDLFHRDAADYRWEMFDPVFDGETGYAWSLSSFTSKIEQFKGQPVVIDGMSRFIVRDGLIAEYRESVNGGVAMAQLGVEPERMTKVFRRWTGWLRERPETLDFLARPKGSRAKAKGLKA
- a CDS encoding enoyl-CoA hydratase; translated protein: MTYQHILYDVSEKIATVTLNRPDRMNAWTPIMERDVRHAMEAAAADDNVRVIVLTGSGRAFCAGADMESLKGLDPNDIRRAESVPPFDMNRRPDWQARYAYYPSISKPVIAMLNGATAGIGLVHALYCDLRFAADNTVFTTAFSRRGLIAEHGISWMLPRIVGHANALDLLMSARRVQSDEALRIGLVNRLYPPDQLRDQTYAYARDLADFVSPSAIAVIKRQLYDVPFQTLAEATIDANREMAVALRGSDFREGVASFMEKRPPKFTGK
- a CDS encoding YggT family protein — encoded protein: MRAVLDIVLIVLDLYVWLLIASAILSWLIAFNVVNTRNQFVAAVAEFLYRITEPVLAPIRSFMPNLGGLDISPIILILIIMFIERVITYYIYPAVF
- a CDS encoding DUF167 domain-containing protein, with product MDPWRYSTQGISLALRVTPRGGRDDIDGLETLADGRVVVKVRVRAIADGGEANRAVTELLARALGVPKADVRILSGATSRLKQIAVAGDPRKLGEALRELTAAKPAE
- the folD gene encoding bifunctional methylenetetrahydrofolate dehydrogenase/methenyltetrahydrofolate cyclohydrolase FolD; its protein translation is MTARIIDGKVIASELRARVATEVARVKAENALTPGLAVVLVGSDPASQVYVRSKHKQTQEAGMASFEHVLPADVAQSDLLALIGALNRDPAVHGILVQLPLPKSLDTETIINAIDPAKDVDGLHPNNAGRLAGGFAALSPCTPLGCIILTKSVHTSLEGMNAIVIGRSNLVGRPLVQLLLNENATVTIAHSRSRDLAQLCARADLVYAAVGKPEMVRGGWIKPGATVIDVGINRLPGVDGKTRLVGDVAFAEASSVAGAITPVPGGVGQMTVACLLVNTLRAACAIHGLPKPGV
- the ppa gene encoding inorganic diphosphatase, with product MRIDAISIGIDPPREVNVIVEVPVGGEPIKYEMDKDAGTLVVDRFLYTAMRYPGNYGFIPHTLSNDGDPCDVLVANTRAIVPGAVMSVRPVGVLLMEDEAGGDEKIIAVPSSKLTQRYDKVRTYSDLPDITLQQIQHFFEHYKDLEPGKWVKVLRWGGAEDAHQLIVEGIARAKGK
- a CDS encoding GNAT family N-acetyltransferase — encoded protein: MSTTLIEVRPAKAADAAEVASTHDEAWRCAYQGIIPGAELEKLINRRGPQWWDSAIRKGSRVSVLVFGDKVAGYANYGRNRARSLHFEGEIYELYLRPEFQGLGFGRRLFTAARRDLLQSGLKSMVVWALSDNDPATEFYRALGGRMVARSSEKFGPKSLDKVAFAWTN
- a CDS encoding alpha/beta hydrolase family protein, coding for MRLFKAFLALVVLGAANTQSATAQTALGAQGAEAEPNREQQWLVPSPDPATAAHAVLFRPPGDGPFRLALIAHASTQNVLRRAQMPQPEYRALSAWLVARGFAVLVPERPGHGATGGRYLEDQGGCDEADYSRSGRATASEIAAALEYLRGQSFIRRDGAVIVGHSAGAWGALALAGRNPDGVSAIIAFAPGRGGRANDFPNQVCAPHTLIAAAAEFGRGARVPVTWLVAANDSYFSPDLSRQLADAFRGSGDKVNFRVLSASGGEGHWLAETEAGVRSAGPELDRALKPSLRANGSRERAPDEAPRSNP
- a CDS encoding thiol-disulfide oxidoreductase DCC family protein codes for the protein MTLWPDDDVILYDGVCVFCSRWIRFVASRDRERRFRFTAIQSGYGTRLAQAFGIDPSDPDTNAVIHGGVAYFKSDAALTVLSQLPRWGWVRVLRPVPKPLRDVAYNLVARNRYRIFGKYEACFVPDAEMRARVMD
- a CDS encoding flavin monoamine oxidase family protein, with protein sequence MMSLPSEVDVAIIGAGAAGLGAAHALERSGLSVLVLEARDRVGGRGHTVMAAPNIAFDLGCGWLHSANRNSFVGIAEQLHFEIDKTRPPWREQSFDAGFPLRERLDFIKALDAFYDRAEEAAKSGRDSAASSWLDPGNRWNPMIDALSTYINGCELDRVSTLDMDAYEDTEINWRVRRGYGALMAAYGALCPLALNTQVTLIDHSGARMRIETSRGTLTAGKVIVTVPTNLIADEAIRFHPALPTKVDAARGLPLGLADKVMLALDEPDALPKDGNLRGATMRTAMGSFHLRPFGEPCIEGYFGGSFARALEDAGSGALAAQSIDEIASLLGNDYRRKLKPLAESRWAHDPFACGSYSHALPGHAGDRAILAAPVDGRLFFAGEATSANFFSTAHGARDSGERAAGEVILSK
- the typA gene encoding translational GTPase TypA — protein: MKLRNVAIIAHVDHGKTTLVDRLLQQSGTYRENQRVVERAMDSNDLERERGITILAKAASVQWKDTRINIVDTPGHADFGGEVERILNMVDGALVLVDAAEGPLPQTKFVVSKALKVGLKPIVVINKVDRPDARPTEVINEVFDLFAALDASEEQLDFPILYGSAKQGWMAETPDGSHDAGMQPLFDLILRHVAPPTVEDGPFRMIGTILEANPYLGRIITGRITSGTIKPNQAVKVLGGDGKLIETGRITKIIAFRGIERTPLDEAEAGDIVAIAGLTKGTVADTFCDPSIDTPLKAQPIDPPTVSMSFIVNNSPLAGTEGDKVTSRMIRDRLLREAEGNVALRVTEAADRDSMEVSGRGELQLAILIETMRREGFELSVSRPRVVLKKDDVTGEWLEPIEEVVIDVDEEHSGVVVQKMSERKAEMIEMRPSGGHRLRLVFYAPTRGLIGYQGELLTDTRGTAIMNRLFHNYAPYRGDIQGRRNGVLISNDQGEAVAYAMFKLEDRGPMMIEPGWKVYKGMIVGEHTRENDLEINILKGKQLTNIRTTSKDEAVRLTPPIRMTLEKALAYIEDDELVEVTPKSIRLRKKFLDANERKRAEKTKEAVA
- a CDS encoding Crp/Fnr family transcriptional regulator, producing MAGRRTNAADGIERPFNNLLRRLSAADFALIAPHLVHEEAVKANDLLYNPGDDVETVHFPCGPSLASFMVANEDGRDVETILVGREGAVGGIVSQGYLPAYTRIMVKFGGPFVRLRVAKLDAAKARSVTLRNVFARYADCMLAQMFQSTACNAIHSIEQRTAKWMISAMERTDGDNVVPLTHEQLATLLGVGRSYTSRVIQTFKAEGVLETRRGSILVRNREALKMRSCLCNESVKNHFEEVLRGVYPAEGAHSR